TTTCTGACAGTCTTTTTTAGCCGCTCAAACCACTCAATAACATTACCTATCAGCATACTGTTACCGATGCAAATGGTTGCTCATCTGTTCAGCTTGCAATGGTTACTGTGAACGTAACGCAACCTGCCAAGGTGTTTGCGGGCAAACTACCTGGAAAATGAATACCCGTTGCTTGTTCTGCGAAATGCCAAAGCTTTATGGCAACGGCTTCGTCCATTGCATTTTTTTGTATGGTGGCTAAAGTCGGGTAGCCTCTTAATCCACCGTTTTCCGGCTCGTACATACTTCCGCCAACTGCTTCATAAGAAACTGCCGCATAAAGTAGAGACAAGGCTCCCTGCCACGGCTCCATAAATTCTCCGAGCCGGTCGATACCAATAGCAATTTCTTCTTCACTTAAATGCCTGGTCAATTCTGTTTTATTTGCGCCGGGTTGTGCAGCTATAGATAATATTTTCTGGCCCTTTGCTTTTATTCTGCGATTCAACTCAATTGAAAATATCAAATTTGCCAACTTACTTTGCCTGTATTCCCTAATTGCATTATAATCTTTTTCTGATCTTAAATTATCAAAATCAATGATTGCCCCCTGATAACCGTTACTGCTTACAGTAACTATCCGTGATTTCGGTGTTGCTAAAAGCAATGGAAATAGAAGTCCGGTGAGTGCAAAGTGCCCCAGAAAATTTACCCCGAATTGTAATTCATATCCTTCATTTGTTTTCGATGCAGGAGGCATCGCGACTCCGGCATTATTGATTAGCATATCTAATTGGCGATGTTTTTGAATAAATGCTTCACAGAATTCATTTATTTGTTTTAAGCTTTCCAGGTTAAGTTTGGCTGCCTCTAATGTTCCAGTTCCTTTATGTTGTTTTATTTTCTCAATAGCCTGGTTTGCTTTATATAAGTCTCTACAAGCAAGTACTACATGCGCCCCTTTTTCATATAAAGCAAGGGCTGTTTCAAAACCCAAACCAGTGTTAGCTCCTGTGACAATTACTATTTTATTGGTTAAATCAGGAATACTATTTTTTGTCCACATACATTCTTTTTTGCGAAATTAGATCAATGAATAATTTTGTAAAAGCATGGATAAATTTATCCTCCTTTTGTAGTAAATGCGAGGTGAATCAATTTTAGTATTTAAATTCCGGTAAAAGATATGTATCAAAAAAAGATACCTGTTTCCAATGAGTGCGGATTACAATTGTTTTTAACTGTAATGAACGGAAAGTGGAAAGTTAGTCTGATTTGGTGTATTCATTCAGGATATAAGCGTCCGAGTGAAATCCATAAGGCGATACCAGAGGCGTCAAGAAGGGTATTAGATTCTCAACTCCGGGAATTAATGGCACATGGTTTAATTTCAAAGACCGTTCATTCTAAACGGCCATTAATAGTTGAGTATTCATTGACAGCTTTAGGGGAAACAATTATAC
The Niastella koreensis GR20-10 genome window above contains:
- a CDS encoding oxidoreductase, with the protein product MWTKNSIPDLTNKIVIVTGANTGLGFETALALYEKGAHVVLACRDLYKANQAIEKIKQHKGTGTLEAAKLNLESLKQINEFCEAFIQKHRQLDMLINNAGVAMPPASKTNEGYELQFGVNFLGHFALTGLLFPLLLATPKSRIVTVSSNGYQGAIIDFDNLRSEKDYNAIREYRQSKLANLIFSIELNRRIKAKGQKILSIAAQPGANKTELTRHLSEEEIAIGIDRLGEFMEPWQGALSLLYAAVSYEAVGGSMYEPENGGLRGYPTLATIQKNAMDEAVAIKLWHFAEQATGIHFPGSLPANTLAGCVTFTVTIAS
- a CDS encoding winged helix-turn-helix transcriptional regulator; protein product: MNGKWKVSLIWCIHSGYKRPSEIHKAIPEASRRVLDSQLRELMAHGLISKTVHSKRPLIVEYSLTALGETIIPAINTTAQWGEDHRRELEKFIR